In Hasllibacter sp. MH4015, the following proteins share a genomic window:
- the dgcA gene encoding N-acetyl-D-Glu racemase DgcA, producing MLTVTRDSFPLAEVFTISRGSRSEAQVLTVTVEEDGVTGRGECVPYARYGETLDSVEAQIAAFRDGQPLDDMPAGAARNAVDCALWDLQAKRAGQRVWEIADEPAPGPVTSAYTLSLDTPERMREAAAKHAHRPLLKIKLGTPDDMARLEAVRAGAPDAAIIVDANEGWTADIYTELAPHLVRLGVRMVEQPLPAGDDDMLAEIARPLPVCADESCHDRKSLPALAGKYDMVNIKLDKTGGLTEALALRDAARADGYKIMVGCMVGSSLAMAPAMIVAQGAEIVDLDGPLLLAEDRVPPLRFDGSVVYPPDAELWG from the coding sequence ATGCTGACCGTCACGCGCGACAGCTTCCCGCTGGCCGAGGTTTTCACGATCTCGCGCGGATCACGGAGCGAGGCGCAGGTTCTGACCGTGACGGTGGAGGAAGACGGCGTGACGGGGCGCGGCGAATGCGTGCCCTATGCCCGCTACGGCGAAACGCTAGACAGTGTTGAGGCGCAGATCGCGGCCTTTCGCGACGGCCAGCCGCTTGACGATATGCCAGCCGGTGCGGCGCGCAACGCGGTCGATTGCGCGCTATGGGATTTGCAGGCCAAGCGCGCCGGTCAGCGGGTTTGGGAGATTGCCGACGAGCCCGCGCCGGGCCCGGTGACATCGGCCTATACCCTGTCGCTCGACACGCCGGAGCGGATGCGCGAAGCCGCCGCGAAACACGCCCATCGCCCGCTTCTGAAAATCAAGCTCGGCACGCCGGACGACATGGCGCGGCTGGAGGCCGTGCGCGCGGGCGCGCCCGATGCGGCCATCATCGTGGATGCGAACGAGGGCTGGACGGCGGACATCTACACCGAGCTGGCCCCGCACCTGGTACGGTTGGGCGTGCGGATGGTGGAACAGCCCCTGCCGGCGGGCGACGACGACATGCTGGCGGAGATCGCGCGGCCCCTGCCCGTCTGCGCCGACGAATCGTGCCATGACCGCAAATCGCTTCCGGCGCTGGCGGGCAAATACGATATGGTGAACATCAAGCTCGACAAGACCGGTGGCCTGACCGAGGCGCTGGCCCTGCGCGACGCGGCGCGGGCGGACGGCTACAAGATCATGGTCGGGTGCATGGTCGGCTCATCCCTCGCCATGGCGCCCGCGATGATCGTGGCGCAGGGCGCGGAGATCGTGGACCTCGACGGTCCGCTGCTGCTGGCCGAAGACCGCGTGCCGCCGCTGCGGTTCGACGGGTCCGTTGTCTATCCACCCGACGCAGAATTGTGGGGGTGA
- a CDS encoding VOC family protein, with protein sequence MGEIAIRCDDVGRMADFYENTLGLERMEGSAASGIVFFRIAEGFGGHTQILALFDKAMTGRPGLHPTGPDAPETGAKSSLHHIALSLPYAEQDAVMAWYNARGLPYRVEHFGWVGWRGVFTEDPEGNTVELVAYHPDLLQPSGA encoded by the coding sequence TTGGGTGAAATCGCCATCCGCTGCGACGATGTCGGGCGGATGGCGGACTTCTACGAAAACACGCTCGGGTTGGAGCGGATGGAGGGCAGTGCCGCAAGCGGCATCGTCTTTTTCCGCATTGCCGAAGGCTTCGGCGGCCATACCCAGATCTTGGCCCTGTTCGACAAGGCGATGACGGGCCGCCCCGGCCTGCACCCGACCGGCCCCGACGCGCCAGAGACCGGCGCGAAATCCTCGCTCCACCATATCGCGCTTAGCCTGCCTTACGCCGAACAGGACGCCGTGATGGCGTGGTACAACGCGCGGGGCCTGCCCTACCGGGTGGAACATTTCGGCTGGGTCGGCTGGCGCGGCGTATTCACCGAAGACCCCGAAGGCAACACGGTGGAGCTGGTCGCCTACCACCCGGATCTGCTCCAGCCTTCGGGCGCATAA
- a CDS encoding calcium-binding protein yields MFTILPLLLIGLGFALFLGGDDDDETSAPPVANPGGNGTAGADDLIITDASQPDILTFAGSDSVDVQGAGDYNINLGFGSDTINLGDGNSTVDASNGPDLVNGGNGPATVDLGAGTDRLVGGAGALDATGGTGQDSMLGGSGDDTLSGGNGPDTVDGAGGNDIVDGDAGNDSLDGGDGNDTVRGGLGEDTLNGGAGDDNLIGGAGADSVQGFEGQDTLRGYGGADTLDGVGTGGGTTTQELFGGYGNDELIGDNGDTLTGGENTDSFVVDTFFGNDNGPVLIRDFDPDMETLTIKLDALQFGDPRADDFAFDVETRDSADGMEVLVGGEVYAVLAGVTVDDEIAIEFDADNTLFAVPGTFENLGPEDDTEMGGPLDDTLNGGDGADALAGMDGRDVLNGEDGNDTLDGGDGRDDLNGGAGDDLLISGGFDGAFTTTPVDEQLDGGIGNDTLQADGAFVEMTGGDGVDVFNLTRSAADMDDGSGAGFPLNTITDFDPATEQVNINYINGDATAASVPYVLSNASDGSGVEVRIDGDVYVLLEGLTVAQVLATTPTPINVTGAVA; encoded by the coding sequence ATGTTCACCATCTTACCGCTTCTGCTCATCGGCCTTGGCTTCGCGCTGTTTCTCGGGGGGGACGACGACGATGAAACAAGCGCGCCGCCCGTCGCCAATCCCGGCGGCAACGGCACGGCAGGCGCGGATGACCTCATCATCACCGATGCCTCGCAGCCCGACATCCTGACCTTCGCGGGCAGCGATTCCGTCGATGTGCAAGGCGCGGGCGATTACAACATCAACCTCGGCTTCGGGTCCGACACGATCAATCTCGGCGACGGCAACAGTACGGTGGATGCCAGCAACGGCCCCGACCTCGTGAATGGCGGCAACGGTCCCGCCACGGTCGATCTGGGCGCGGGCACCGACCGGCTTGTGGGCGGCGCGGGCGCGCTGGACGCCACGGGCGGCACCGGACAGGATTCCATGCTTGGCGGGTCCGGCGACGATACGCTGTCGGGCGGCAACGGCCCCGATACGGTGGATGGTGCCGGTGGCAACGACATCGTCGATGGCGATGCGGGCAACGATTCCCTCGATGGTGGGGACGGCAACGATACCGTGCGCGGTGGCCTGGGTGAGGATACGCTGAACGGCGGCGCGGGCGACGACAACCTGATCGGTGGGGCCGGCGCGGATTCCGTGCAGGGCTTCGAGGGTCAGGATACCCTGCGCGGCTATGGCGGCGCGGACACGCTTGATGGCGTCGGCACCGGCGGCGGCACGACCACCCAGGAATTGTTCGGCGGCTACGGCAATGATGAGCTGATCGGCGACAACGGCGACACCCTGACGGGCGGCGAAAACACCGACAGCTTCGTGGTCGACACCTTCTTCGGGAACGACAACGGCCCGGTTCTCATCCGCGATTTCGACCCGGATATGGAGACGCTGACCATCAAACTCGACGCGCTGCAATTCGGCGACCCGCGCGCAGATGACTTCGCCTTCGACGTCGAAACCCGTGACAGCGCCGACGGTATGGAAGTCCTGGTCGGCGGAGAGGTCTATGCCGTGCTGGCGGGCGTCACCGTCGATGATGAGATCGCCATCGAATTCGACGCCGACAACACGCTCTTCGCGGTGCCCGGCACGTTCGAGAACCTTGGACCGGAGGATGACACCGAAATGGGCGGCCCGCTCGATGACACGCTCAATGGCGGGGACGGTGCCGATGCGCTGGCCGGAATGGATGGCCGCGACGTGCTCAATGGCGAGGATGGCAATGATACCCTTGACGGCGGGGACGGTCGCGATGACCTGAACGGCGGCGCGGGGGACGACCTTCTGATCAGTGGCGGCTTCGACGGTGCCTTCACGACCACGCCGGTGGATGAGCAGCTGGACGGCGGCATCGGCAATGACACGCTACAGGCCGATGGCGCCTTCGTGGAGATGACGGGGGGCGACGGCGTTGACGTCTTCAACCTCACACGCTCCGCCGCGGATATGGATGACGGATCGGGCGCGGGCTTCCCCCTGAACACGATCACCGACTTCGATCCGGCGACCGAACAGGTGAACATCAACTACATCAACGGCGATGCGACCGCCGCATCGGTGCCCTACGTCCTGTCGAATGCCAGTGACGGGTCCGGCGTCGAGGTCAGGATCGACGGCGATGTCTATGTCCTGCTTGAGGGTCTGACCGTGGCGCAGGTTCTGGCCACCACGCCCACGCCGATCAACGTGACCGGCGCGGTTGCCTGA
- a CDS encoding PHB depolymerase family esterase: protein MRLILAAFLALTASPALACGPETDCSVLGDRTYRYYMPEGVDGPVGAFFHAHGYRGSANGAMRNASLRAMADRLGMVFVAINADADDWNLAHRPRNPGQSEAAEYDYVNAVIEDVAGRVDLDRDRLIATGFSAGGMMTWTLACGMGGDVFAGFVPYAGTFWAPVPESCPAPPAHIIHIHGTEDRTVPLAGRPIGQTHQGDVMRAIEMYGRHMQVLQPVPLDFPYGTSCAAGFNLDGIGLTLCLFEGGHSYSVDRVEWAIEQILGTL from the coding sequence ATGCGCCTGATCCTTGCCGCCTTCCTTGCCCTGACCGCATCCCCCGCGCTGGCATGTGGGCCGGAGACCGACTGCTCCGTCCTCGGCGACCGGACCTATCGTTACTACATGCCCGAAGGGGTCGACGGGCCCGTCGGCGCGTTCTTCCACGCCCATGGCTATCGCGGCAGCGCGAACGGTGCGATGCGCAATGCCAGCCTGCGGGCAATGGCGGATCGGCTGGGGATGGTCTTCGTCGCGATCAATGCCGACGCGGACGATTGGAACCTCGCCCACAGGCCAAGGAACCCGGGCCAGAGCGAGGCGGCGGAATACGATTACGTCAATGCGGTGATCGAGGATGTGGCGGGGCGGGTCGACCTGGACCGCGACCGCCTGATCGCCACGGGCTTCAGCGCGGGCGGGATGATGACCTGGACCCTGGCCTGCGGGATGGGCGGTGATGTCTTCGCCGGGTTTGTACCGTACGCTGGCACGTTCTGGGCCCCGGTCCCCGAAAGCTGCCCGGCCCCGCCTGCCCATATCATCCACATTCACGGCACCGAGGATCGTACGGTTCCCCTTGCCGGGCGCCCTATCGGCCAGACCCATCAGGGCGACGTGATGCGGGCCATCGAGATGTACGGTCGCCACATGCAGGTCCTGCAGCCGGTTCCCCTGGATTTCCCATACGGCACCAGCTGTGCGGCGGGGTTCAACCTCGATGGTATCGGTCTGACCCTCTGCCTGTTCGAGGGCGGCCACAGCTATTCCGTGGACCGGGTCGAATGGGCGATTGAACAGATCCTTGGCACTCTCTAG
- a CDS encoding ABATE domain-containing protein, whose protein sequence is MTKDQGTGSHVAGGDHPFLEFVNTVSDDGKTRAENTFQSPAELAARLTELGMLRQGARIGVEDMAALVDFREAAYRVLSAQAARKPPPAEAAATVEDALKSAVTHGQFVFRTKGLRITSAPRGTSLDRLALAMLDLLQSDDAARLSECRRCTRLFIDRGRGRGRRWCDMARCGNRAKAESFRARRRAARSG, encoded by the coding sequence ATGACAAAGGATCAGGGCACCGGATCGCATGTTGCAGGCGGGGATCACCCGTTTCTGGAATTCGTGAACACCGTGTCGGACGATGGCAAGACCCGGGCGGAGAACACGTTTCAGTCGCCGGCGGAACTCGCGGCGCGGCTGACCGAGCTTGGGATGCTGCGACAGGGCGCCCGGATCGGGGTCGAGGATATGGCCGCGCTCGTTGATTTCAGGGAAGCCGCGTATCGCGTCCTCTCCGCCCAGGCCGCCCGCAAGCCGCCCCCGGCGGAGGCTGCGGCAACGGTGGAGGACGCCCTGAAATCCGCCGTGACCCATGGCCAGTTCGTCTTTCGCACCAAGGGCTTGCGGATCACCTCTGCGCCAAGGGGGACCAGCCTTGATCGGCTCGCTCTCGCCATGCTCGACCTGTTGCAATCGGACGATGCCGCGCGCCTGTCGGAATGCCGCCGCTGCACGCGGTTATTCATCGACCGGGGTCGCGGACGCGGGCGGCGCTGGTGCGACATGGCCCGCTGCGGCAACCGCGCCAAGGCAGAGAGTTTTCGCGCGCGCAGGCGGGCTGCCAGAAGCGGCTGA
- a CDS encoding lytic murein transglycosylase, protein MILFALALSAMPALAAPPDASPVPMPRPDRAQTEVAPTADLAAEPAAPRGGVVIEVIALAAIEEAETEPSEIQPADAASITGTETSGTGEPSALAIATSRRPVARGEVPEDFAARAAELRAAADAPTRTNDPEFRAWITEFQARARAAGIAQSTLDAAFAGVQLNTRVLERDRNQAEFSRALWDYLDSAVSDTRIRNGRAQTEEWSQTLARIEEQYRVEAEVVVAIWGLESAYGAARGSTDIIEAMASLAYDGRRRDFFEEQLIAALQILQAGDTSPRNMTGSWAGAMGHTQFMPTSYLQYARDFGGDGRRDIWSDNPQDALASTAHYLAEHGWTYGQPWGMEVRIPDGFDYRLAGEQERIGAAFWNGQGVRLINGDPIPDHGPASILLPAGHRGVALVVYNNFRVIERYNPADAYVIAVGHLSDRIQGRPDFRASWPRGDRALTFAEREELQRLLRAAGHYSEDIDGIVGPITIASIRSYQDAIGVTPDGYASLSILERLRNS, encoded by the coding sequence ATGATCCTGTTCGCGCTTGCCTTGAGTGCCATGCCGGCCCTCGCGGCCCCGCCCGATGCGTCGCCCGTGCCGATGCCGCGCCCGGACCGCGCGCAGACGGAAGTGGCCCCGACCGCGGATCTGGCGGCAGAGCCGGCCGCGCCGCGCGGTGGCGTGGTGATCGAAGTGATTGCCCTTGCCGCCATCGAGGAGGCGGAGACGGAGCCGTCCGAAATTCAGCCCGCCGACGCCGCCAGCATCACCGGAACCGAGACCAGCGGCACCGGGGAGCCGAGCGCATTGGCCATCGCGACCTCCCGCAGGCCCGTCGCGCGCGGGGAGGTGCCCGAGGATTTCGCCGCCCGTGCCGCCGAGTTGCGCGCGGCCGCCGATGCGCCGACCCGCACGAATGATCCCGAATTCCGCGCCTGGATCACCGAATTCCAGGCCCGTGCGCGCGCCGCCGGGATCGCGCAATCCACCCTCGACGCCGCCTTCGCAGGCGTGCAGCTCAACACCCGCGTGCTGGAACGGGACCGCAACCAGGCCGAGTTTTCCCGCGCGTTGTGGGACTACCTCGACAGTGCCGTCTCCGACACGCGGATCCGCAATGGCCGCGCCCAGACGGAGGAGTGGTCCCAGACGCTCGCCCGGATCGAGGAGCAATACCGGGTGGAGGCCGAGGTTGTCGTCGCGATCTGGGGTTTGGAAAGCGCCTACGGGGCCGCGCGCGGCTCCACCGACATCATCGAAGCGATGGCCTCGCTCGCCTATGACGGGCGGCGGCGCGATTTTTTCGAGGAGCAGCTGATCGCCGCGTTGCAGATCCTTCAGGCGGGCGACACCAGCCCCCGCAACATGACCGGATCCTGGGCCGGCGCGATGGGCCACACGCAATTCATGCCGACAAGCTACCTGCAATATGCGCGGGATTTCGGTGGCGACGGGCGGCGGGACATCTGGTCGGACAATCCGCAGGACGCGCTCGCCTCGACCGCCCACTACCTGGCCGAACACGGCTGGACCTATGGCCAGCCCTGGGGGATGGAGGTGCGCATTCCCGATGGCTTCGATTACCGCCTTGCGGGGGAACAGGAACGCATCGGCGCGGCTTTCTGGAACGGGCAGGGGGTGCGCCTCATCAACGGCGACCCGATCCCGGATCACGGCCCGGCCTCCATCCTTCTGCCCGCGGGGCATCGCGGCGTTGCGCTTGTCGTCTACAACAATTTCCGCGTGATCGAACGCTACAACCCTGCGGACGCCTATGTGATCGCCGTGGGGCATCTGTCTGACCGGATACAGGGGCGGCCCGATTTCCGCGCGTCCTGGCCCCGTGGCGACCGCGCGCTGACCTTTGCGGAGCGGGAGGAGTTGCAGCGTCTTTTGCGTGCGGCTGGCCATTATTCGGAGGATATCGACGGCATCGTCGGGCCGATCACCATTGCGTCGATCCGCAGCTATCAGGATGCGATCGGCGTAACGCCCGATGGCTATGCGTCCCTGTCGATCCTGGAGCGGTTGCGCAACAGCTAG
- the dgcN gene encoding N-acetyltransferase DgcN translates to MIQTPYLLFLGDAPDQLGAKVAQGIRDWRPDNVVGQFRMEDCKADVRVPDMDLAAAKKAGAKTLVIGVANRGGVISSSWKRVLIEALAQGFDIASGLHNLLRDEPDLVAVAHEYGRQLHDVRIPSVQYPIANGEKRSGKRCLAVGTDCSAGKMYTALAMDKEMKGRGLKSSFRATGQTGILITGDGVPLDAVIADFMAGAVEYLTPDNDDDHWDMIEGQGSLFHVSYSGVTMALVHGGQPDALILSHEPTRTHMRGLPGYGLPTLETLRDTALPLARVANPKAQVVGVSVNTAAMGEDEALSYLEGVEKRMGLPTCDPFRQGAAKLCNALEAI, encoded by the coding sequence ATGATCCAGACACCATATCTTCTGTTTTTGGGCGATGCGCCCGACCAGCTTGGCGCGAAGGTCGCCCAGGGCATTCGCGACTGGCGGCCCGACAACGTGGTCGGCCAATTCCGGATGGAGGATTGCAAAGCCGATGTGCGCGTGCCCGACATGGACCTTGCCGCGGCCAAGAAGGCGGGCGCGAAGACGCTGGTGATCGGAGTGGCGAACCGGGGGGGCGTCATCTCCTCCTCCTGGAAACGGGTCTTGATCGAGGCGCTGGCGCAGGGGTTCGACATCGCCTCGGGCCTGCATAATCTGTTGCGGGACGAGCCCGACCTTGTGGCCGTCGCCCATGAATATGGTCGCCAGCTGCACGACGTGCGCATCCCGTCGGTGCAATATCCCATCGCCAATGGTGAAAAGCGGTCAGGCAAGCGGTGCCTGGCCGTGGGCACCGATTGTTCGGCGGGCAAGATGTATACGGCGCTGGCGATGGACAAGGAAATGAAGGGGCGCGGCCTGAAATCCTCGTTCCGCGCCACGGGACAGACCGGCATCCTGATCACCGGGGATGGTGTGCCGCTGGATGCGGTGATCGCGGATTTCATGGCCGGGGCCGTCGAGTATCTGACGCCCGACAATGACGACGACCATTGGGACATGATCGAGGGGCAGGGCAGCCTGTTCCACGTCTCCTATTCCGGGGTGACGATGGCGCTGGTCCATGGCGGTCAGCCCGACGCGCTGATCCTGAGCCACGAGCCCACCCGAACCCACATGCGCGGCCTGCCCGGATATGGCCTGCCGACGCTGGAGACGTTGCGCGATACCGCCCTGCCGCTGGCCCGCGTGGCCAATCCCAAGGCGCAGGTCGTGGGCGTATCGGTCAACACCGCCGCGATGGGCGAGGATGAGGCGCTGTCCTACCTGGAAGGCGTGGAAAAGCGCATGGGCCTGCCGACCTGCGATCCGTTCCGGCAGGGTGCGGCGAAGCTCTGCAATGCGCTGGAGGCGATCTGA
- a CDS encoding DUF6504 family protein, with the protein MPASPAQFAFTKNRRILSLWFPRLGAERVLRAEPSLAEAALVTVSQIGNTRELATTTAPAEARGLSRGQPLSEAVVLCPDIITRPAEPGQEAAFLAALRRWAGRFSPWVAEEGPESLLIDLTGCAHLFGGEQALFDQVHVDCADLGLTVRAGIADTPGAAWALARYAGGGGVVAGRNGDAIDQEAPATRSRAGKRHWVKGGAAPPVSVAGGVVDRIAATGNTRRALAPLPIAALRVDADLCASLARLGLRRIEDLLGLPRAGLTRRFGQILVRRLDQALGLQTESISPVGAPLHFAVRISFPDPIGLEADIMAGLDRVLSPLCEKLRAKGRGARRVRLEVSRVDGDIQTVEIGLARAADQPDTLRPLFEMKLKDVDAGYGIDRLRVLAHVTEPLHAVEHKGGWAVAQEAAAPPTDSRLMADLIARLGARVGLDAIQRTRPADSHIPEKTDVSLSAAWSEPEPPGTWPKPDRPRPLTLFRPEPVTAPDTPALPFEFRWRGRVFQTLSALGPERIAPEWWLDDPNWRSGVRDYWRVVTQDGVMLWLYYAHGGLSSSGWFAQGDFG; encoded by the coding sequence ATGCCCGCGTCTCCCGCCCAATTCGCCTTCACCAAGAACCGCCGGATCCTGTCGCTCTGGTTTCCACGGCTGGGAGCGGAGCGTGTCTTGCGCGCCGAGCCCAGCCTGGCGGAGGCCGCGCTTGTGACCGTGTCCCAGATCGGCAATACGCGGGAGCTTGCCACCACCACCGCCCCGGCCGAGGCGCGCGGCCTGTCGCGGGGGCAGCCGCTCAGCGAAGCGGTGGTGCTGTGCCCCGACATCATCACCCGTCCCGCCGAACCGGGGCAGGAGGCGGCGTTCCTGGCGGCCCTGCGCCGGTGGGCCGGGAGGTTCAGCCCGTGGGTGGCGGAGGAGGGGCCCGAAAGCCTTCTGATCGACCTGACCGGCTGCGCGCATCTGTTCGGCGGGGAACAGGCGCTGTTCGATCAGGTCCACGTGGATTGCGCCGATCTGGGGCTGACGGTCCGTGCCGGGATCGCCGATACCCCCGGCGCGGCCTGGGCCCTGGCGCGTTATGCGGGCGGCGGCGGCGTGGTGGCCGGGCGCAATGGCGATGCGATCGACCAGGAAGCGCCCGCAACCCGGTCCCGTGCGGGCAAACGCCATTGGGTGAAGGGCGGGGCCGCGCCCCCCGTTTCCGTCGCCGGCGGCGTGGTGGACCGGATCGCCGCCACGGGCAATACCCGCCGCGCCCTCGCCCCCCTGCCGATCGCCGCCCTGAGGGTGGATGCGGACCTCTGCGCGAGCCTCGCCCGGCTGGGCTTGCGCCGGATCGAGGATTTGCTGGGCCTGCCCCGCGCGGGCCTGACGCGGCGCTTTGGCCAGATACTCGTGCGGCGGCTGGATCAGGCCCTGGGCTTGCAGACCGAGTCGATTTCCCCGGTGGGGGCGCCGCTGCATTTCGCGGTCCGCATCAGCTTTCCCGATCCCATCGGGCTGGAGGCCGATATCATGGCCGGGCTCGACCGGGTCCTGTCACCCCTGTGCGAGAAGCTGCGCGCCAAGGGCCGCGGCGCACGGCGCGTCCGGCTGGAGGTCAGCCGCGTCGACGGCGATATCCAAACGGTGGAGATCGGGCTGGCCCGTGCCGCGGATCAGCCCGATACGCTTCGACCGCTGTTCGAGATGAAGCTGAAGGATGTCGATGCGGGCTACGGGATCGACCGGCTGCGGGTGCTGGCCCATGTGACCGAACCGCTCCACGCGGTGGAGCACAAGGGCGGATGGGCCGTCGCGCAGGAGGCCGCCGCCCCGCCCACCGACAGTCGGCTCATGGCCGACCTGATCGCGCGGCTGGGGGCGCGGGTCGGGCTGGACGCGATCCAGCGCACCCGCCCCGCCGACAGCCACATCCCCGAAAAGACCGACGTGTCCCTGTCGGCCGCCTGGTCCGAGCCCGAGCCGCCCGGCACCTGGCCCAAACCCGACCGCCCCCGGCCCCTGACCCTGTTCCGCCCCGAACCCGTCACCGCGCCGGATACGCCCGCGCTGCCCTTCGAGTTCCGCTGGCGGGGGCGGGTGTTCCAGACCCTCTCGGCGCTCGGTCCGGAACGGATCGCCCCGGAATGGTGGCTCGATGATCCCAACTGGCGTTCGGGCGTGCGCGACTATTGGCGGGTCGTCACCCAAGACGGTGTGATGCTGTGGCTCTATTACGCCCATGGCGGCCTGTCGTCTTCCGGTTGGTTCGCCCAGGGTGATTTCGGGTAG
- a CDS encoding D-amino-acid transaminase → MTRTVYVNGEYLPEHDATVSIFDRGFLFADGVYEVTSVLDGKLIDFAGHAKRLQRSLDELEMRNPVTEDELLEIHRELVRANDLTEGLIYLQVTRGAADRDFAYPSEETDPTIVLFTQAKAGLAENPMAKTGMKVISIPDERWGRRDIKTVQLLYPSMGKMAAKAAGAHDAWMVEDGVVTEGTSNNAYIVKGNTIITRHLGHEILHGITRAAVLRMAQEAQMKVEERPFTMEEAKAADEAFITSASTFVMPVVEIDGEAVGNGAPGNVTARLREIYLDEMRKAAI, encoded by the coding sequence ATGACCCGCACCGTCTACGTCAACGGAGAATACCTGCCCGAACACGACGCCACAGTGTCGATCTTCGACCGTGGGTTCCTGTTCGCCGATGGCGTCTATGAGGTGACGAGCGTTCTGGACGGCAAGCTGATCGACTTTGCGGGCCATGCGAAGCGGTTGCAGCGGTCGCTGGATGAGTTGGAGATGCGAAACCCCGTCACCGAGGACGAGCTGCTGGAGATCCACCGCGAATTGGTGCGCGCCAATGACCTGACCGAGGGCCTGATCTACCTGCAAGTCACGCGCGGGGCGGCGGATCGGGATTTCGCCTACCCGTCCGAGGAGACAGACCCGACCATCGTGCTGTTCACTCAGGCCAAGGCGGGGCTGGCGGAAAACCCGATGGCGAAGACGGGAATGAAGGTGATCTCCATCCCCGACGAACGCTGGGGGCGGCGCGACATCAAGACGGTGCAGCTGCTTTACCCGTCGATGGGCAAGATGGCGGCGAAGGCCGCGGGCGCCCATGATGCATGGATGGTGGAGGACGGTGTCGTGACCGAAGGCACGTCCAACAACGCCTATATCGTCAAGGGCAACACGATCATCACCCGGCATTTGGGCCACGAAATCCTGCACGGGATCACCCGCGCCGCCGTCCTGCGCATGGCGCAGGAGGCGCAGATGAAGGTGGAGGAACGTCCCTTCACGATGGAAGAGGCGAAGGCGGCGGATGAGGCATTCATCACCAGCGCATCGACCTTCGTGATGCCGGTGGTGGAGATCGACGGGGAGGCCGTGGGCAATGGCGCACCGGGCAATGTGACCGCCCGGCTGCGGGAGATTTACCTCGACGAGATGCGGAAGGCTGCGATCTGA
- a CDS encoding MOSC domain-containing protein, translated as METLATLTARHAGTGRIDWIGLRPKRLADMVAVDRAALRDTGLEGDHARPGKRALTLIQAEHLPVIAALAHIEAVAPETLRRNLVIAGLNLGALRGKRLRLGSALVEITIPCAPCSRMEAALGPGGYNAMRGHGGWCAQVVEPGAIAIGDTVRPD; from the coding sequence ATGGAAACGCTTGCCACCCTTACCGCGCGCCATGCGGGCACCGGACGGATCGACTGGATCGGCCTGCGGCCCAAGCGCCTGGCCGACATGGTGGCCGTCGACCGCGCGGCCTTGCGCGACACGGGGCTGGAGGGCGACCATGCCCGCCCGGGCAAGCGCGCGCTGACCCTGATCCAGGCGGAGCATCTGCCGGTGATCGCCGCGCTGGCCCATATCGAGGCGGTCGCGCCGGAGACCTTGCGCCGCAACCTCGTGATCGCGGGTCTGAACCTGGGCGCGTTGCGCGGCAAGCGCCTGCGCCTCGGCTCCGCGCTGGTGGAGATCACGATCCCCTGCGCGCCCTGCTCGCGCATGGAAGCCGCCCTTGGCCCCGGCGGATACAACGCGATGCGGGGCCATGGCGGGTGGTGCGCGCAGGTGGTGGAACCGGGTGCCATCGCAATCGGGGATACGGTCCGCCCGGACTAG